One Drosophila subobscura isolate 14011-0131.10 chromosome U, UCBerk_Dsub_1.0, whole genome shotgun sequence DNA window includes the following coding sequences:
- the LOC117900310 gene encoding intraflagellar transport protein 88 homolog, with product MSAQDKTNPESEAVPAPPPTAAGRPRPPTSQLFSRGNLVSSRAGAGDKTALARPSTAVRAVGYAANSSGSAGQRFDQFFLEKAKQQTLSSANAAVDAAKEVNPQIKYKNLEAKIVKLLEASIVLTLRNASGEVNAETKSALADALNKAKEAFSLDRTLHRFRDQQGENVYHNFDLTYAVFFNLAEQYEHNDMHIEALNTYSIMTKNKMFPHVNQLKLNMGNIYYKMGIYPKAIKMYRMALDSVPKNLNQLRLKITENIGVLFVRMGSYSDAASSFEFIMSERADIKNGIHLLLCYYALGDVEKIKSAFRNLCDVQAVESESDLESENNIIKLQQQAEQAGQGAGDQLQKSADGEALASGGAEVAVIDAEGGSTYEKLQESINTSAKAKNRSVLQALKTDELALYTKQKRNAEKRSITMIVDLISPIIEENYNDGYNWCIEIIKTSNLSWLANELELNKALVYLRQNDVNQAIETLQMYDRKSEGSMTASALTNLSFIYISLGNLEMASHCLSQLQDIGALESNALALINAGIVDMQKQNLSSARQRLERALQLQPNSFEANYNLGLVALAQQDYQQAEEQFELLKAQLMVPHSVQHSHVYYQLAKLQERRLSNGSGMVGSGFKPTATPGALQAYLQVLGISAADIDSRLFEKVGSMYEQIQDHQEANQYYNEAYRINMSDISIASSIGSYYIKLQATEKALYYYERAVLADPNNPNLMLRIASCFRNSYLPPKQYLGMFEKIYARFPDNLTCVRALMQVTKSLGLTDLHERYSLDYARLHKLQQERQNEQRYQQQRLSSATSTSSRMRTIRPSNEERLQENSDISGTMAYRQTSATFAVQQFDPLGPPAERPRTGMYRGQHSRDDSDDDAEMNAESLLPI from the exons ATGAGTGCACAGGATAAAACCAATCCGGAAAGCGAGGCAGTGCCAGCGCCGCCACCAACAGCCGCAGGCAGACCCCGGCCACCCACTTCGCAGCTCTTTTCG CGCGGTAATCTGGTTAGCAGTCGTGCAGGCGCTGGGGACAAGACAGCTCTAGCCCGACCCTCCACTGCGGTACGCGCTGTGGGCTATGCGGCCAACAGCAGTGGCTCCGCTGGCCAAAGGTTCGATCAGTTCTTTCTGGAGaaggccaagcagcagacaCTCTCCTCAGCCAATGCAGCCGTCGATGCGGCCAAGGAAGTCAA TCCCCAGATTAAGTACAAAAATTTAGAGGCAAAGATTGTCAAGCTACTGGAGGCTTCTATTGTCCTGACCTTGCGCAATGCCAGTGGAGAAGTCAATGCGGAGACTAAATCCGCGCTGGCGGATGCTTTGAACAAGGCCAAGGAAGCCTTCTCCCTGGATCGGACACTGCATCGCTTCCGGGATCAGCAGGGCGAGAACGTGTACCACAACTTTGATTTGACTTATGCG GTATTCTTCAACCTCGCCGAGCAATACGAACACAATGATATGCACATCGAGGCGCTCAACACGTACAGCATTATGACGAAGAACAAAATGTTTCCCCATGTCAATCAGTTGAAGCTGAACATGGGCAACATTTACTATAAGATGGGCATCTATCCGAAGGCCATTAAAATGTATCGCATGGCATTGGACTCGGTGCCGAAGAATCTGAATCAGCTGCGTCTGAAGATCACCGAGAATATTGGCGTTTTGTTTGTGAGAATGGGCTCCTATTCGGACGCTGCCTCTAGTTTTGAGTTCATTATGTCGGAGCGAGCGGACATCAAGAATGGCATccatctgctgctctgctACTATGCCCTGGGCGATGTCGAGAAGATCAAGAGTGCCTTTCGCAATCTGTGCGATGTCCAGGCCGTGGAGAGCGAAAGTGATCTGGAGAGCGAGAATAATATTATAaagctgcaacagcaggccGAACAGGCTGGTCAAGGTGCTGGGGATCAGCTGCAAAAGTCCGCAGATGGTGAGGCGCTGGCCAGTGGGGGTGCCGAGGTGGCTGTAATCGATGCCGAAGGAGGCAGCACCTACGAGAAGCTGCAGGAGTCCATCAATACCTCGGCCAAGGCCAAGAATCGTTCAGTGCTGCAGGCCCTCAAAACGGATGAACTGGCGCTGTACACCAAGCAAAAAAGGAATGCGGAAAAACGTTCCATCACAATGATTGTGGATCTAATATCACCCATAATTGAGGAGAACTACAATGATG GCTACAACTGGTGCATTGAGATAATCAAGACCTCGAATCTATCCTGGTTGGCCAATGAACTAGAACTCAACAAAGCTTTGGTCTATCTGCGACAGAACGATGTGAATCAGGCCATCGAAACGTTGCAGATGTACGACCGCAAGAGCGAGGGATCCATGACAGCCAGTGCGCTGACAAATCTGAgttttatttacataagt TTGGGCAACCTAGAGATGGCCTCGCATTGCCTGAGCCAGCTGCAGGATATTGGAGCGCTGGAAAGCAATGCCTTGGCCCTCATCAATGCTGGCATTGTGGACATGCAGAAGCAGAATCTAAGCTCAGCCAGGCAGCGCTTGGAGCGcgcgttgcagctgcagcccaaCAGCTTTGAGGCAAACTATAATCTTGGCTTGGTGGCGCTCGCGCAGCAGGACTATcagcaggcagaggagcagTTTGAGCTGCTGAAGGCACAGCTAATGGTGCCACACTCGGTGCAGCACAGCCATGTCTACTATCAGCTGGCCAAGTTGCAGGAGCGTCGACTCAGCAATGGCTCGGGGATGGTGGGGAGCGGCTTCAAGCCAACGGCAACGCCGGGAGCACTGCAGGCATATCTGCAGGTGCTGGGCATCTCCGCTGCGGACATTGATTCGCGGCTGTTTGAGAAGGTGGGCTCCATGTATGAGCAGATACAGGATCATCAGGAGGCGAATCAGTACTACAACGAAGCGTATCGCATCAACATGAGCGACATCAGCATTGCCAGCTCCATTGGCTCCTACTATATCAAGCTGCAGGCCACGGAGAAGGCTCTGTACTACTACGAGCGAGCGGTTCTCGCTGATCCCAACAACCCCAATCTCATGCTGCGCATTGCCAGCTGTTTCCGCAACTCTTATCTGCCGCCCAAGCAGTATCTGGGCATGTTCGAGAAGATCTATGCACGATTTCCGGATAACCTCACCTGTGTGCGCGCCTTGATGCAGGTGACCAAGAGCCTCGGCCTCACAGATCTCCATGAGCGTTACTCGCTGGACTATGCTCGACTGcacaagctgcagcaggagcgaCAGAACGAGCAACgctatcagcagcagcgcctgtCATCGGCCACATCAACCAGCAGTCGCATGAGAA CTATACGCCCCTCGAATGAGGAGCGTTTGCAGGAAAATAGCGACATCTCTGGCACCATGGCTTACAGACAAACTTCTGCCACCTTTGCAG TGCAACAATTTGATCCTTTGGGTCCACCCGCTGAGCGCCCACGCACTGGCATGTATCGTGGCCAGCACAGCAGAGACGACTCCGACGATGATGCGGAGATGAATGCTGAAAGCTTGTTGCCCATTtag
- the LOC117900740 gene encoding vicilin-like seed storage protein At2g18540, giving the protein MNPICRLAIDQPECQQWMDEVFKICGEIFSREMVESAWWQDETPAVYKADLQDLTAYDCHKLKRDLPREVAATESESSHDEAFLWWHKVLLVVAYFVVFGAFILLYRWVDAKCRHVKIDEEPEAIEPEEAPESEPEESPKQKKKKKTVKGWLRRQCRHMFVHSEAELRRQKAKREKEEKVHEEHTQRKIEKWTHAREREEQKRRDREERKKSARVLKSSSPESL; this is encoded by the coding sequence ATGAATCCCATTTGCAGGCTTGCTATTGATCAGCCCGAGTGTCAGCAATGGATGGATGAAGTGTTCAAAATATGCGGTGAGATCTTTAGCAGGGAAATGGTAGAATCCGCCTGGTGGCAGGACGAAACACCCGCCGTATACAAGGCGGACTTGCAAGACCTGACCGCCTATGATTGTCACAAGCTGAAGCGTGATCTGCCCAGAGAAGTGGCGGCCACAGAGTCCGAATCATCGCATGACGAAGCCTTTCTTTGGTGGCACAAGGTGCTGCTGGTTGTGGCCTATTTTGTGGTCTTTGGGGCGTTCATCTTGCTGTATCGATGGGTCGATGCCAAATGCAGACATGTGAAGATTGATGAGGAACCAGAAGCTATCGAACCGGAGGAGGCCCCGGAATCGGAGCCTGAGGAATCAccaaagcagaagaaaaagaagaagacgGTCAAGGGTTGGTTGCGTCGCCAGTGTCGCCACATGTTTGTCCACAGCGAGGCGGAGCTGCGGCGCCAGAAGGccaagcgggagaaggaggagaaggtgcACGAGGAGCACACACAGCGCAAGATCGAGAAGTGGACACATGCCCGAGAGCgggaggagcagaaaaggCGGGACAGggaggaaagaaagaaaagcgcCAGAGTCCTGAAGTCCTCAAGTCCTGAATCTCTTTAA
- the LOC117902634 gene encoding plasmanylethanolamine desaturase, with the protein MAGKSDTEILANSMYEDDPNGNSAPATTKDQESDHREEAALKTNNVTAAPSSPAAPRWGPQNKGAQELASLYSPGKRAQEIICVYTCIGLMIINLILIVRHLRLERISVAIVSALCGIITADFASGLVHWAADTWGSVDLPLIGRNFLRPFREHHLDPTSITRHDFIETNGDNFMVGIPILGYLAHYFYIRSPSEIQAHFGWIAYVFLCSIFVAMTNQIHKWSHTYWGLPRWVLLLQSCHIILPRKHHRIHHVAPHETYFCITTGWLNWPLERIRFWSTFELVIEHCTGLKPRDDDLKWAKKLT; encoded by the exons ATGGCGGGCAAGAGCGACACGGAAATTCTGGCCAACTCCATGTACGAGGATGATCCCAATGGCAATTCTGCGCCAGCCACAACCAAGGATCAAGAATCGGATCACAGGGAGGAGGCGGCACTCAAGACGAACAATGTGACAGCAGCTCCATCATCCCCGGCAGCACCACGCTGGGGACCACAGAACAAGGGCGCCCAGGAGCTGGCCTCTTTGTACAGTCCAG GCAAGCGGGCACAGGAAATCATTTGCGTGTACACCTGCATAGGCCTCATGATCATCAATCTGATACTGATTGTCCGGCACTTGCGACTGGAGAGGATTAGTGTGGCCATTGTGTCCGCACTGTGTGGCATCATAACAGCGGACTTTGCCTCTGGTTTGGTGCACTGGGCAGCAGATACCTGGGGCTCTGTGGATTTGCCACTGATTGGCAGG aaTTTCCTGCGTCCGTTTCGCGAGCATCACCTGGATCCCACATCCATAACGCGTCACGACTTCATTGAAACGAACGGCGACAACTTTATGGTGGGCATACCCATTCTTGGCTATTTGGCGCACTATTTCTACATTCGATCGCCCAGCGAGATTCAGGCACATTTTGGCTGGATAGCCTATGTGTTCCTATGCTCCATATTTGTGGCCATGACCAATCAG attcACAAATGGTCGCATACGTACTGGGGTCTGCCTCGATGGGTGCTGTTACTTCAAAGCTGTCACATTATTCTGCCAAGGAAGCATCATCGTATCCACCATGTGGCGCCACATGAGACGTACTTTTGCATAACCACAGGCTGGTTGAATTGGCCGCTGGAGCGCATAAG ATTCTGGTCAACTTTTGAACTTGTTATTGAGCATTGTACGGGCCTTAAGCCACGCGATGATGACTTGAAATGGGCCAAGAAACTAACATag
- the LOC117902635 gene encoding 28S ribosomal protein S18b, mitochondrial, with product MLPIARGIYNALASITRSSRGAALHTASVFRSKAETAAASENEAEAADGEEEPKSSAPDPKDRTQVIPVETSMRYLKSAAYKKTYGEDYVWTQYRRNHKGMYAPRKTRKTCIRQGKISTGNPCPICRDEYLVLDYRNTELLEQFISPHSGDVLSYSQTGLCQKSHLRLRVAVEQARDSGLITYDVPFREYDYNEYYGQQKS from the exons atgttgcccaTTGCGCGAGGCATATACAATGCCTTGGCTAGCATAACACGCAGCAGCCGAGGAGCTGCTTTGCATACAGCCAGCGTCTTCAGAAGCAAGGCAGAAACAGCCGCAGCAAGCGAAAACGAAGCAGAGGCTGCCGACGGCGAGGAGGAGCCAAAGAGTTCAGCCCCGGACCCGAAAGATCGCACCCAAGTGATTCCCGTGGAGACGTCAATGCGTTATCTGAAGAGTGCCGCCTATAAGAAGACCTATGGCGAGGACTACGTGTGGACTCAATACCG GCGCAACCACAAGGGCATGTATGCGCCGCGAAAGACACGAAAGACCTGCATTCGCCAGGGCAAGATCTCCACCGGCAATCCCTGTCCAATTTGCCGGGATGAGTATCTGGTGCTGGACTACCGCAACACGGAACTGCTGGAGCAGTTCATATCGCCGCACAGCGGAGATGTGCTCAGCTACTCGCAGACGGGTCTCTGCCAGAAGAGTCATTTGCGGTTGAGGGTGGCAGTGGAGCAGGCACGCGATTCTGGCCTTATTACCTACGATGTACCATTCAGAGAGTACGACTACAACGAGTACTATGGCCAGCAGAAGTCTTAA
- the LOC117902631 gene encoding pyridine nucleotide-disulfide oxidoreductase domain-containing protein 1, giving the protein MSRDCIFLVVGGGIAGVSCAETLAICCPSSSILLLTESRIVKSVTNLVPVARYLHRFDVREKNVNELGASINTIVDQLEYINSREHWARTKKGLILKYRYICVCTGGAPKLFSSGQAESRIIGIRDTDSVLELQRRLLTAKDVLILGNGGIASELAYELKDVNVHWVVKDSHISATFVDPGAAEFFQLARSELDVPTVSETAIKRMRYGEVTPPEEKQSKQGAALGPDWHTNYDLSGGSTHAGKLLPKIYYKSHIEDYYVLPEQGRLSIKLGHENGAQEQLTCDFIVSATGVEPRHEFATDVPPNFADDGGLSVDEMMRTNLPDVYAAGDVCSAAWEPAPHWFQMRLWTQARQMGSMAGRSMAAAYEGETVYQDFCFELFGHVTQLFGFPVVLLGRFNGQGLGRDYELLVRCTRNKEYIKFVLQNGRLRGAILIGDTDLAETCENLILNGIDLEPYGDDILNPDIDIEDYFD; this is encoded by the coding sequence ATGTCGCGCGATTGCATCTTCTTGGTCGTTGGCGGCGGCATCGCCGGCGTTAGCTGTGCCGAAACACTGGCCATTTGCTGCCCTTCGTCCTCCATTTTGCTGCTCACCGAATCCAGAATTGTGAAGAGTGTGACAAATCTTGTGCCCGTCGCCCGCTATCTGCACCGATTCGATGTGCGGGAGAAGAATGTGAACGAATTGGGCGCCAGCATAAACACAATTGTGGACCAACTGGAGTACATCAACAGCCGGGAGCACTGGGCACGCACCAAGAAGGGCTTAATCCTAAAGTACCGCTACATCTGCGTCTGCACCGGCGGAGCACCGAAGTTGTTCAGCAGCGGCCAGGCTGAGTCACGCATAATTGGCATTCGCGATACGGATTCCGTGCTAGAACTGCAGCGGCGACTGCTCACAGCCAAGGATGTCTTGATTTTAGGCAATGGCGGCATCGCCAGTGAGCTTGCCTATGAGCTAAAGGATGTAAATGTCCACTGGGTGGTGAAAGATTCCCACATATCCGCCACTTTTGTGGATCCAGGCGCTGCCGAGTTCTTTCAGCTGGCCAGAAGTGAGCTGGATGTGCCAACAGTCTCGGAGACTGCCATTAAAAGGATGCGCTATGGCGAGGTCACGCCCCCAGAGGAGAAGCAGAGCAAACAGGGCGCCGCCTTGGGCCCGGACTGGCATACCAATTACGATTTGAGTGGCGGTTCCACACATGCCGGCAAACTCCTGCCCAAAATTTACTACAAATCGCATATAGAGGATTACTACGTACTACCAGAGCAGGGTCGCCTTAGTATAAAGCTTGGACACGAGAATGGTGCCCAGGAGCAGCTGACTTGTGATTTTATTGTGTCTGCAACAGGTGTCGAGCCACGGCATGAGTTTGCCACAGATGTCCCGCCAAACTTCGCAGACGATGGCGGACTTTCTGTGGATGAAATGATGAGAACCAATTTGCCAGATGTCTATGCGGCTGGGGATGTTTGCTCCGCTGCGTGGGAGCCTGCTCCACACTGGTTTCAAATGCGCCTGTGGACACAGGCCCGGCAAATGGGCTCCATGGCGGGACGCAGCATGGCCGCCGCCTACGAGGGAGAGACCGTTTATCAGGACTTTTGTTTTGAGCTCTTCGGCCATGTGACGCAGCTGTTTGGCTTCCCTGTAGTGCTCCTCGGACGCTTCAATGGTCAGGGTCTGGGCCGTGACTATGAGCTGCTGGTGCGCTGCACCCGCAACAAGGAATACATTAAGTTTGTGTTGCAAAATGGGAGACTACGCGGTGCGATACTGATTGGCGACACCGATCTGGCGGAGACCTGCGAGAATCTTATACTAAATGGCATAGATCTTGAGCCGTATGGCGATGATATACTCAATCCAGACATTGACATTGAGGACTATTTTGACTAA
- the LOC117902637 gene encoding transcription initiation factor TFIID subunit 13, protein MATNSMPEENFEGGDFNFEDDADDEQLVASSTNSGRKRLFSKELRCMMFGFGDDKNPYTETVDLLEDLVIEYIAETTHRAMEIGRTGRVQVEDIIFLVRKDQRKYARVKDLLTMNEELKKARKAFDEIKYVGNEGKLK, encoded by the exons ATGGCCACAAACAGCATGCCTGAAGAGAATTTCGAGGGCGGAGAC TTCAACTTTGAGGACGACGCCGATGACGAGCAATTAGTGGCATCGAGCACAAATTCTGGAAGGAAGCGCCTCTTTAGCAAA GAGCTGCGCTGCATGATGTTTGGCTTTGGTGATGATAAAAATCCCTATACCGAGACAGTGGACTTGCTCGAAGATCTGGTCATAGAATATATTGCAGAGACGACGCACCGTGCCATGGAAATTGGGCGGACAGGTCGTGTGCAAGTGGAGGATATCATATTTCTGGTGCGCAAGGATCAGCGCAAATACGCCAGGGTCAAGGATTTGCTGACGATGAACGAGGAGCTGAAAAAGGCGCGAAAGGCCTTCGATGAGATCAAGTACGTGGGCAACGAGGGAAAACTCAAATGA